In Zea mays cultivar B73 chromosome 7, Zm-B73-REFERENCE-NAM-5.0, whole genome shotgun sequence, the following proteins share a genomic window:
- the LOC100279393 gene encoding uncharacterized protein LOC100279393 translates to MAPGGPHLCSSAPPFSRPGLKLPRHPLSSSLPHPQPPAVELPRRSLAPSIRSQPRSSCAREFLWWTRAGRDPPHPIAALQLAARPAPLCRSAYLPELTPVLGFSVSSMVLSSAATCRVPPFSALPARLGWMGIHLVAFVAAGASCRRFMCRRCWLEPLLVDPVSRRRWISPACLPENHRVRWSPYVLDLVLSQNPNVVDIQLAKCSMERLI, encoded by the coding sequence ATGGCGCCCGGCGGTCCTcacctctgctcctctgcgccgcCGTTCTCTAGGCCCGGCCTCAAGCTCCCTCGGCACCCTCTCTCCTCTTCTCTCCCTCATCCTCAACCTCCAGCCGTGGAGCTTCCCCGCCGCAGCCTAGCTCCCTCTATCCGTTCCCAGCCGCGGAGCTCCTGTGCGCGCGAGTTCCTTTGGTGGACGCGCGCTGGCCGTGATCCACCTCACCCCATCGCGGCGCTCCAGCTCGCTGCGCGCCCTGCTCCACTATGTCGATCCGCCTATCTCCCTGAGCTCACCCCTGTGCTCGGATTTTCCGTCTCGTCCATGGTGCTCTCCTCAGCCGCAACTTGCCGAGTTCCGCCTTTCTCCGCTCTCCCTGCTCGCCTAGGTTGGATGGGGATCCACCTGGTGGCGTTTGTGGCAGCGGGGGCTTCCTGCAGGCGTTTCATGTGTCGGCGCTGCTGGTTGGAACCGTTGCTCGTCGATCCAGTGAGTCGTCGTCGATGGATATCCCCTGCGTGTTTACCCGAAAATCACCGCGTGCGTTGGTCGCCCTATGTGCTCGACCTTGTCTTGTCGCAGAACCCCAACGTCGTCGATATCCAGCTCGCCAAATGTTCGATGGAACGTCTAATCTGA